In Cicer arietinum cultivar CDC Frontier isolate Library 1 chromosome 7, Cicar.CDCFrontier_v2.0, whole genome shotgun sequence, the genomic window tttaaagtatattttttgacaaaatataaagaaaaatgtttattaaataaaatatattctatTCTACTAAAAAGAGGGCaaaatactttttctttttttttaagcGGAAAAGAGGGCAAAATATTGAAACCTTTGCAAAAAGGAATTGTTGTATCGTTTGGAGGTAAAGCTAAGTAGGGTTTTGCGCATATCTATCTCCCGAGTGAAAGTCGAAAATTGTTATCTGTGGAGATGGGAAGAGAAGCAGTGAAGCCGCAACAACAACAAGGTCAAGCAGCTGGTTACACAGTGGAGCAACTCGTTGCATTCAATCGTTACAATCCCGATATTCTTCCAGATCTCGAAAACTATGTCAATGATCAGGTTTCTTCACAAATTCCTCTTCTTTTCTTAGGGTTACGCATTTCAATTCCAATTCCCCAATTATTTACGATCCTTTTTTCCATTATTATTAGGTTTCATCACAAACTTATAGCCTCGAATCAAATCTCTGCCTTCTTCGCCTCTACCAGGTATCATTCCACACACCGCttttttctatttcattttcttatttttttctcattaattgTGATTTTCAGATAGTTCTCAGTGAAACTTGTAAAATGATTATTAGGTTATGTgtaatttgtttgtttattattGCAGTTTGAACCTGAGAAAACGAGTTCACAGATTGTAGCTCGCATATTGGTTAAGGTTTGgtttaatcattttttgttatttattattcaattaaaataatttggttgtgcttattacttatgaaaaaaatgtacatgctcaaatatatttgtttttgtttttgaataatAGGCACTCATGGCTATGCCGGCTCCAGACTTCAGCTTGTGTCTCTTTTTGATTCCGGAACGTGTGGTATGATTCTTATgaacttttctttttctttgtagtTTTTGTTTGGGTTCTCATGCACAAATATTGGTTTTAGGTTTCTGGTATTCATCTGGGTTTTAGAATTTTTCTATTTGAATTTGAACTGCTTAACTTTTTTGTATCGGTTTTAGGTTCATTTCCTTCTTATTAAGCAGTACTCTATGTGAcactttgatttattttttacgtattaatttttgtttgctGTGGATATTAGCAAATGGAGGAGCAGTTCAAGACACTGATTGTTCTGTCTCACTATTTGGAGGTATGCATCATTTAGTTTCCATGGCTTAAGCAGTTCTTAGAAATCAGAAATTAATATCGTTTTCTTATTCAGACTGGAAGATTTCGTCAGTTCTGGGATGAAGCAGCAAAAAGTCGTCACATAGTTGAAGCTGTGCCTGGTaattatatattcataaaatGATGGATTTAATTGTACTCTGTCTTGTTAATTGAGTTGTGTTATTGGCAAACCTCATGGTCTTCCTTGTCATGAATATCTTATATATGACAAGCATTTCAAGATAGAGTTCTATCGTTTAATTGGGAATGTGACAGGAACCTGAATTTTAGAAAGAAAGAGCAACTGtactagtgtttaaaattagATATTACAGAAGGAAACCCACAGTAACCCCAAAGTAAAAACTCATCAGAGAAGATACATTTCTCTCTCTGCCCAAATCTCTTAGGTTCTTACTGAAAATGATTCTCAATGCTTACCATGCCTTCTCCCTATATCTATGGGTCCCCTCTAACAAACTTGCCCAAATCTCTTGTTGGCCTTAATCGGGTATCTAACATAATATAGTTGTGGTGctacaatattttatatacgACAAACATTGCTTTATTGAAACCGGGGAATTTTTCGCATATCTTTGGTTTAGTCTTGACTCTGATTTAGCTTATAGGTTCAGCTTTGTTTATGCATGCTTTTACACTAGCTAAATTGGAAATTTATTGCAGGATTTGAGCAGGCAATCCAAGGTTATGCAATTCATGTCCTATCCTTGACTTACCAAAAGATTCCTAGAACTGTTCTTGCTGAGGTATGCTTTTAATGATTGGTTCGTTTATTACTGAAATATTGTTTTTGTCTAGCTAGTATCTGGCAGCACAAAGTCCATTGATTTAATCCCCAAAATCAAGTTTAACTCATGTTTGATGTAACCCATACTTGATACCACACTTCTAGATTCACAATGATATTGTTCTGTTTATTTCATtcagattaaataattattgaaaactTTCGCAATTTGAATTCTTGTCACTGTTCATCAAATACAAGAGTTTTGTGTTCCGTGAAAACTGTTTGAAAACTTTGCCTCCCTGTATGATAGTTGGTTATTTCTCATATTACTATGAAGTATATAATAAGATCATTTATTGTGTTAAATTCTCATATTACTTTGAAGTATGTAATAACGTCATTTATTTTGTCTTAAATTTTAATAGGCAATCAACATAGAAGGTTTATCCCTGGACAAATTCCTTGAACACCAAGTAGCCAACTGTGGCTGGGTTATTGAGAAAAGCCAGACCAGGGGTCAACTCATTGTGCTTCCTAGAAATGAATTTAATGACccaattttgaagaaaaacacTGCAGACAGTGTACCATTGGAGCACGTTACTCGCATCTTCCCTATTCTTAGCTGACTTTCCTATCGTGGACTGTGAATTTTCTTTGGAGAAGATGTGCGAATTTGAGATTAGTTGCAGTGACGTTTTGCAGAATCCCATCCCCTTTGATGCTTCGAATTGAGAATTAGTGAACAGCTATTGTATTTTACTCTTAACGATTTGCATTTAAgtttgaaatttaacttgcTTTTTTATCATGCTTTAATATTCGTCGGGACTAATTCCTTTAATGGATAGGCCCTTCTCTTTAATGTGCCTATTCGGAGAGGGTTTGTACCACACAAGATTGTTATAGAGGGAATATCAAATTTTGGTGTAGTTTTTTGTTTCTatgttttttagttaatattttttacttataatatttttatccaatcataactgattttgttaaatatttatatctatatGTAAAGTTGATACCAAGTTTTGGTGTGatgtttttaatcatttttatcattattcaataaaataacttttttaacttaaattacGTTTATGAAGAAAGGCGGACATAAATCTAGATTTGGAGTATGGGAAAGACGTTTATTTCGTATTATACTTTGATTCATGTGGCTATACTTTATGCCAGTATATTTTTTATGCAATGCAAATGCTTTAATACATgtgttttttttgttagaagagatggaaaattctattgtaattaataatatcagcatttgtcataattttttttagtaatttaaatacGCTTTTGGTTATTATAAAATGGACTAATTTAGATTTTGGCCTTTGTTAAAAACATTATTCGGTTTTTAACctctaaattgaaaaaaaagtttagatTTTGGCCTTTGTTAAAAACATTATTCGGTTTTTAACctctaaattgaaaaaaaagttgcttttgatttttgtaaaacaagtctcaatttttttctctctgtAATTACACTCTTCAATCTGGAAAATATTAGTCTGATAAATAACATGGCAAGTTCTGAAGTGAACTAATTCGATTAATTCGCGGATTAATactcaaaaattatttaaaattccaACGATTACACATGATGACTCATGAAAGTAAAAGTTTATGGTCATTATTCAGATCTAAAAAAATGATTCGGTTGATATCTAttcaataaaaagaaaatcaagtACTATTAAATTAAACTCAACAAATTGACATCAATTAGGTCATTGTCTCAATCGTAGGTACAAAGATGACCGTTGACTTCTACTTTAGAAAAATATCGTCGATCATTGttaaagttttaattattttaaatactaatCCCCGGTGGATCATAGATCATAGTTGCACATATTTCCGCATTACTTGTGATCATATGATCTTTTGAATGACATATAACTACTTTAAATGACAATAGAAATTGGAGACAACATTTACTACGACAATCAAAGAAAATTTTTACAATGAGCAAAATGAAAATCCATCCCTTTTGGGGAAGTTAAAAAATTACTGAACACCTGTAGAAATAATGTTAAAGTTCTTAACGCCAGGAAGTTTgaaagtataaaaataattctcaCTTATTTTTAGACTATAAAAATAGTTCACTTAGACGAATTATGGTATGATAAATTCCATGATGAAGTTAAAGGGGAAAACCAGGTGTTGCTGTTAAAGTTGGAGCTAAGGAGATGTTGTATTAGAGAAGGGACGTGGAAAAAATGGCATGGGGTGATTTGTAACGGGTTTTGGTTGCAGATGAAATACGAATAGTAAGATATTCCGAAGGCGGGGGGCGGgcttttgagaagaaaaaagacGACAACATGGTGGTCGCATTATAAGGTTTCATTCATGTTGTTTTGTGCTTTCATTCACGTAAATCACTCGGTGCTTGAATCATTTGTGCATTGCAATAAGTCATATTAAAGAATCAACTTATCTACAATACTGAAAGTACAGCTCCCACAATTAAGTAacaatatatacaaaaaaaagtGCGCCTATTGTATAATCTTTAATTGgccaaagaagaagaataaaaacAGTAAACTCcgaaacaacaacaacaaaagggAGAAAGGTAACTAGAATTTTACAGCCATATACTATATACTATTTCACACTATGCTTTCAGGATTTCATTGAGATTTCACGACAGAATCAATACTGCAGGTCAACATTACCAAGAGATCGGTTGAACATTCTTCTTAAGCTACCATCATATGGAGAAGTCTACCCAAATTCATGTTTCCGCGCTTCCTTATCATTAGCTCTCTCTAGTCTTTCTAATCAGCATCTTTAAACCAAGCCAAGGCCAGgtcaattgaaaaaaatgtcaATCATATTATATCAGTGCAAAGGATTACATGCAAAAGTTCAATGGCAAAGTGTCTGTCCATAAGACACCCATTGAACAAAAGTATCAGGAAATTCCTCTGGATTGTTGGACTGTGCGCCACTGTAGGATAACTCTGATTCAGTTTGCTCCCTTCCCTGAGAAGGTTACATAGAATTAGTCTGTAAATTCCGACATAAAGTATAACAAATCAAGAATAGACTCTTATAATCGACACCAACAACCAAGCCTTATTCCTTTAAGTAGGGTTATCTACATGGATCAATTGATGCCATAGCGTTTGACAATTAgactattattttcttttttcacccaaaaaaatacatcaaatccTTGTTAAACATTATATATGTTGTATCCGTTGATATAAACCAGTATGGATTATTAGAGGATTCAAGCTGTTACATAATATTCATAGGACAATGAACCTATCTGAACGAGAAAGTTGTGAATGTGATGTTCTACTATATCATATCATAATGGGAGGTACCTTTAGGCTGGAGCTGGCCCAATCACTAGTGGAGGCACTTGTTTCTCCAACTATCACTCCATTGACAACATTTTCTGAAGAAAGGCCAGCAACTGGGGAGTTGGAAATTGATGACCTGCATCACAAATAGGCCccactaaaataaaaatcctTGTTTAcggatataaaataaaaaagataatatagCACCGAAAAGGAGGAAAGAAATGCAGAAAAAAGTGGTAGACCATTAGAGAAGCAGCATAGAAGTAAATCATACACCTAAGACAATGATTTAGTACAACATATTCCTTGCAACAAACATTCTTGCTAAGTACTTGTGCAATTGCTTCACGAGGAAACATTACCTCTCGTATGGTTCTTCTTCACATGAGTTTCCTGAAGAAGATAGCCAATCCAGGTCCACAAAATTGGAGCAGCTGAAAGAATCTCCGTGCTCAGAATAGTAAATATGATGACTTTCAGCACAGCGCTCTCTCTGCATGTCTACAAAAAGCTGTCTCCGAGGCATTGAGGGAGTGTATCTACACACAAAATGAAATGGCACGAGATGTCATCACGATGCAAGCAAAGAGCATAGCTTTCCAAAATTCATACCAGCAGAGTATATGCCCGTTGACACATTTTTATTACAAACTAAACTATTTGTAATTGGCCATTTCAACATACAAACACGGCCAAAGGATAAAGAAAAGAGAGAACCGTGCAAAATAGAATAACTTTTTTGTCTCATCTTCCAGATAACATTAGTCAAGAATATTATTTACCATTTTAGTTACACAAAAGTTCTCAAATCTGAAACAGGAAGGTATGCTACGAGAAGACATGCAAACTTTTCAGATTAAGGAAACTGATAACAACATTAAAAAAGAGAGACGTGGCATAAAATGAGACATCAACAATTTATGTCCTTTGGTATACACATTTAAGTTCACATTAATAGGGAGTACAGaccttgaaaatgaaatgtcGCTTTCAGTCTCAGTAGTAGATATTTCAGGTGATGACTCACAAAAGGCCTTGCTCCCTTCTCCTGTTCGGTCTGGGAAACCTGGTTTTGAGAATTTTTCGTCCTTGACATTTGGAGCTGACATAGGCGTAGAACTGTCACGAAGAATGTTTCCATCTGAGAAAGAtcttttgaaaaatgacctataAACCCAAAATTTGAAGTTGACGTGTTAGCTGCATCGGCAGATGTTCCAATGCATCTACTTTAAGTTACCATGTTAGTACTTGGTAGCACATACTAGGCATATCCTAGTTATATTATCATGCACTTGGTGTTTTCAGACATTGATATGTATCAATACGTTGAgactttaattacttttaaatttgttaTGTCGTGTTTTGAAT contains:
- the LOC101495592 gene encoding eukaryotic translation initiation factor 3 subunit K; protein product: MGREAVKPQQQQGQAAGYTVEQLVAFNRYNPDILPDLENYVNDQVSSQTYSLESNLCLLRLYQFEPEKTSSQIVARILVKALMAMPAPDFSLCLFLIPERVQMEEQFKTLIVLSHYLETGRFRQFWDEAAKSRHIVEAVPGFEQAIQGYAIHVLSLTYQKIPRTVLAEAINIEGLSLDKFLEHQVANCGWVIEKSQTRGQLIVLPRNEFNDPILKKNTADSVPLEHVTRIFPILS